In a genomic window of Asticcacaulis sp.:
- a CDS encoding lysophospholipid acyltransferase family protein: MADKPAFIQDLAWRLEALLYDAFAAFTRALPVDSASDFGGWLFKTLGPLTPVQKTVKRNLELAFPEMEDAARKRLITRQWENTGRTMAGEFAIMDRIVRDPSRIEIEGFERLEAIAASGKPVIFISGHLSNWEVMNAAILAAKVPYMITYRAANNPYVDARIRAGRAAYGVTMFAPKGGDGAKELLIALQNGESVGLMNDQKFNRGVPTPFFGQIAETAPGPTRLAQRFGTVLQPLTIRRLHKARFHVTVHDPIEVDDTGHKAQDIETTVCKISAFIEQAVRNNPEEWFWVHKRWPNALYKIARDGSVIQGHKK; this comes from the coding sequence ATGGCGGACAAGCCCGCCTTCATACAAGACCTGGCCTGGCGTCTGGAGGCCCTGCTTTACGATGCCTTTGCGGCCTTTACCCGTGCCCTGCCGGTGGATTCGGCTTCGGATTTTGGTGGCTGGCTGTTCAAGACCCTGGGCCCGCTGACGCCGGTGCAGAAAACGGTGAAGCGTAATCTGGAACTGGCCTTTCCGGAGATGGAGGACGCGGCGCGCAAACGCCTCATCACCCGGCAGTGGGAAAACACCGGCCGCACCATGGCCGGCGAATTTGCCATCATGGACCGGATTGTCCGTGATCCGTCGCGTATAGAAATTGAAGGCTTCGAGAGGCTGGAAGCCATCGCCGCCAGCGGCAAGCCAGTGATCTTCATTTCCGGCCACCTGTCGAACTGGGAGGTCATGAACGCGGCGATCCTGGCAGCGAAAGTGCCCTACATGATCACCTACCGCGCCGCTAATAACCCTTATGTCGATGCCCGTATTCGGGCCGGGCGCGCGGCCTATGGCGTGACCATGTTCGCGCCCAAGGGCGGGGATGGCGCCAAGGAACTGCTCATCGCCCTGCAAAACGGCGAGTCGGTCGGGCTGATGAACGACCAGAAGTTCAATCGCGGCGTGCCGACGCCCTTCTTCGGGCAAATCGCTGAAACGGCGCCCGGTCCGACGCGCCTGGCCCAGCGTTTCGGCACGGTTTTGCAGCCCCTGACGATCCGCCGGCTGCACAAGGCGCGTTTTCATGTCACGGTGCATGATCCGATTGAGGTGGATGACACCGGGCACAAGGCTCAGGATATTGAAACAACCGTCTGCAAGATAAGCGCTTTTATAGAGCAGGCCGTACGCAATAACCCGGAGGAATGGTTCTGGGTGCATAAGCGCTGGCCGAATGCGTTGTACAAAATCGCCAGGGATGGATCTGTTATCCAGGGTCACAAAAAGTGA
- a CDS encoding glycosyltransferase family 2 protein produces the protein MDATEPTPLSCCIIARNEGDRIGDCIRAVQGLVSEVVVIDSGSTDDTVAVAEKLGARVIHHDWPGYGPQKRYSEDCASYDWILNLDADEVVTPALFSEIKALMTLGPKLNAYRFRIRNVYPGKTKPRLWADYHNYVRLYDRRVVRFRESLVHDTVDTKAEPVGQLHGAVMHFSARSYEHIRAKLDSYTNLQAKVLKKPAWAIWLRLPFEYPFVFIRYFIFRAHFTGGWDGLYSSHLAAEARLNRLRKILSAQKAAKDAA, from the coding sequence ATGGACGCAACTGAACCAACACCCTTAAGCTGCTGTATTATCGCCCGAAACGAAGGCGATCGCATTGGCGATTGTATCCGTGCGGTTCAGGGGCTGGTAAGCGAGGTTGTGGTCATTGACAGTGGTTCGACCGACGATACGGTGGCGGTGGCCGAAAAGCTCGGCGCCCGCGTCATCCATCACGACTGGCCAGGTTACGGACCGCAAAAGCGATACAGTGAAGACTGTGCGTCATACGACTGGATTCTCAATCTGGATGCCGATGAGGTGGTCACGCCGGCGCTTTTCAGTGAAATCAAGGCGCTGATGACTTTGGGGCCAAAGCTGAATGCCTACCGCTTCAGGATCCGGAATGTGTATCCCGGCAAGACAAAGCCGCGTCTTTGGGCGGATTACCATAACTATGTCCGGTTATATGATCGGCGGGTCGTCCGGTTCCGTGAGAGCCTCGTTCACGATACGGTCGATACAAAGGCGGAGCCGGTGGGGCAGTTGCATGGCGCGGTCATGCATTTTTCGGCGCGATCTTATGAACATATTCGCGCCAAGCTCGATTCCTATACCAATCTTCAGGCCAAGGTGCTGAAAAAGCCGGCCTGGGCCATTTGGTTGCGTCTGCCCTTTGAATATCCGTTCGTTTTCATTCGCTATTTCATCTTTCGCGCGCATTTCACTGGTGGCTGGGACGGCCTTTACAGCAGCCACCTGGCGGCTGAAGCGCGGCTGAACCGCCTGCGCAAGATTCTTTCCGCACAAAAAGCTGCGAAGGATGCGGCCTGA
- a CDS encoding class I SAM-dependent methyltransferase, producing the protein MAEEIVHVSDTAFWVAWYRWLETQRKDALFHDPLAGKLVGERGRQLARHMGIERAMAWSMALRTHIIDGYIMEAIAGGVDCVVNLGAGLDTRPYRLALVPDFLWIEVDFANIVTFKTDALATDQPLCRLERIACDLSQDTGREALLADVNTRGRNILVLTEGVIPYLTNEAVAALAKNLCEQSHITRWITDYFSPFFLGLAARGAIVKQLQKNAPFRFNPGPDPDDWPRFFAASGWQIEDMRFIGEDGRKLGRDLPANWLMRMMMRFAKEERLRPYRRMNGYALLKKGHEIVPIEV; encoded by the coding sequence ATGGCTGAAGAGATCGTACATGTATCGGATACCGCCTTCTGGGTGGCCTGGTATCGCTGGCTGGAAACCCAGCGTAAGGATGCCCTCTTCCACGATCCGTTGGCCGGTAAACTGGTAGGCGAGCGCGGCAGGCAACTGGCGCGCCATATGGGCATCGAACGCGCCATGGCCTGGTCGATGGCGCTGCGGACGCACATCATCGACGGCTATATTATGGAAGCCATTGCCGGTGGCGTGGATTGTGTTGTCAATCTTGGCGCCGGACTGGATACGCGCCCCTATAGGCTGGCACTGGTACCGGATTTCCTCTGGATTGAGGTCGATTTCGCCAACATCGTCACCTTCAAGACCGACGCCCTTGCCACTGATCAGCCGCTTTGCCGGCTTGAACGTATCGCCTGCGATTTGTCACAAGATACAGGCCGCGAGGCCCTGCTGGCGGATGTGAATACCCGCGGGCGCAATATACTGGTCCTGACCGAAGGCGTCATACCCTACCTGACGAACGAAGCGGTGGCCGCGCTGGCAAAAAATCTGTGTGAACAAAGCCATATAACTCGTTGGATAACCGACTACTTTTCCCCTTTCTTTCTGGGGTTGGCCGCGCGCGGCGCCATCGTCAAACAGTTGCAGAAAAATGCCCCCTTCCGTTTCAATCCCGGCCCCGATCCGGATGACTGGCCGCGCTTCTTTGCCGCCAGTGGCTGGCAGATAGAAGATATGCGTTTCATCGGCGAGGATGGCCGCAAGCTGGGCCGCGATCTCCCTGCCAACTGGCTGATGCGGATGATGATGCGCTTCGCCAAAGAAGAACGCCTGCGCCCTTACCGCCGGATGAACGGCTATGCCCTGTTGAAAAAGGGTCATGAGATAGTGCCGATAGAGGTTTAG
- a CDS encoding cellulase family glycosylhydrolase has protein sequence MGTLGLALAGCALANGKSAAASADFVTIDGIHFKLKGETYRYVGANIWYGAYLGSAASFGDRTRLVRELDDLKALGVTNLRVLGSSELSPLINSLDPAFSNKPGDYNADLLTGLDFLLAEMAKRDMKAVLYLTNFWEWSGGMVTYQYWTNGGTYINMNDPAHPWPAFADFSAQFYASGAAKDAYYAYIKMLLGRTNSITGKAYKDDATVMAWQLSNEPRPGGSEAAIKAHVEDYYDWISESAALIRALAPNHLVSLGHEGLMGANGSEDIVIKAHEHIDYLTAHIWPQNWSWVDKDDLGGSFDAGAAKVQAYIDAHIAIAKKINKPLVFEEFGFPRDNISYDPGTPTTYKDRFYGLIYKAVEDAIAHNTPVAGSNFWAWGGAGRALHPDHHMLRGETAYVGDPPHEPQGWYSVFNTDTSTQNLIRAHAANLRNIKSAS, from the coding sequence ATGGGAACGCTGGGCCTGGCGCTTGCGGGGTGCGCGCTCGCTAACGGTAAGTCTGCGGCTGCCTCCGCGGACTTCGTCACGATCGATGGCATCCATTTCAAGTTGAAGGGCGAAACCTACCGCTATGTCGGCGCCAATATCTGGTATGGCGCCTACCTCGGCTCAGCGGCCAGCTTTGGTGACCGCACCCGCCTCGTCAGGGAACTGGACGACCTCAAGGCGCTGGGTGTCACCAACCTGCGTGTTCTGGGATCTTCCGAACTGTCGCCGCTGATCAATTCCCTTGATCCCGCCTTTTCCAACAAGCCCGGCGATTATAATGCCGACCTGCTGACCGGCCTCGATTTCCTGCTGGCGGAAATGGCCAAACGCGACATGAAGGCCGTCCTCTACCTGACCAACTTCTGGGAATGGTCGGGCGGCATGGTCACCTATCAATACTGGACCAATGGCGGCACCTATATCAACATGAATGACCCGGCCCATCCCTGGCCGGCATTCGCCGACTTCTCTGCGCAGTTCTATGCCAGCGGCGCCGCAAAGGACGCCTATTACGCCTATATCAAAATGCTGCTCGGCCGGACCAATTCGATCACCGGCAAGGCATACAAGGACGATGCCACGGTCATGGCCTGGCAGTTATCGAACGAGCCGCGTCCGGGCGGCAGCGAAGCCGCTATCAAGGCGCATGTGGAGGATTATTACGACTGGATCAGCGAAAGCGCGGCCCTTATCCGCGCACTGGCGCCAAACCACCTCGTTTCTCTCGGACACGAGGGGCTTATGGGCGCCAATGGCAGCGAGGACATCGTCATCAAGGCGCACGAACACATCGATTACCTGACGGCGCATATCTGGCCACAGAACTGGAGTTGGGTCGACAAAGACGATCTCGGCGGCAGTTTCGATGCCGGCGCGGCCAAGGTGCAGGCCTATATTGATGCCCATATCGCCATCGCCAAAAAAATCAACAAGCCGCTGGTCTTCGAGGAATTCGGCTTCCCGCGCGATAATATCAGCTATGATCCCGGCACCCCCACTACCTACAAGGACCGCTTCTATGGCCTGATCTACAAGGCCGTGGAAGACGCCATCGCCCACAATACGCCGGTGGCCGGTTCCAATTTCTGGGCCTGGGGCGGCGCCGGCCGCGCCCTGCATCCGGATCACCACATGCTGCGCGGCGAGACCGCCTATGTCGGCGACCCGCCCCACGAACCGCAGGGCTGGTACAGCGTTTTCAATACCGACACCTCGACGCAAAACCTGATCAGGGCCCATGCCGCCAATCTGCGCAACATCAAGAGCGCGTCATAA
- a CDS encoding DUF3089 domain-containing protein, with translation MIGLVIGGFLALAFLYLQNDIHRNYLDPKIPFQIYHPPSAPDYARADGWYLNPAHYYADPRKVDVFFVHGTSYNGGDQWLGSTTSNAIKAEVQRVQLPNYAAPFAIMGNVYAPKYRQGSLFTQLNLKEDLREARQFAYRDVSAAFAEFLKVRRGGRGFVIVGLEQGGVLVSRLVRDVVANDPELKSQLVAAYFLEALVPESQFGVTAQTPACLSRRQVGCVVSYVSINSGRPDVALQVLQKAVYWQGETLQPMGSRKGVCVNPLNGIASDDEVDARHSQGATNATGLEWGTEPALSVRKVSAHCLGGCCLSTSPNRPPSRMTGRGRIKERLILTIFSTAIFRQIFRPAGNYSRPCRRQPNPACRGCLRASRTTA, from the coding sequence TTGATCGGCCTTGTTATCGGCGGCTTTCTGGCGCTGGCCTTCCTGTATTTGCAGAACGACATTCACCGCAACTATCTCGACCCCAAGATCCCCTTCCAGATATATCATCCGCCGTCCGCGCCCGACTATGCCAGGGCGGATGGCTGGTATCTCAATCCGGCCCATTATTATGCCGATCCTCGCAAGGTGGATGTCTTTTTCGTTCACGGCACCAGCTATAATGGCGGCGATCAGTGGCTGGGCTCGACCACGAGCAATGCCATCAAGGCCGAGGTGCAGCGCGTGCAATTGCCGAACTATGCCGCACCTTTCGCCATCATGGGCAATGTCTATGCGCCGAAATACCGGCAGGGCAGCCTGTTTACCCAATTGAACCTGAAGGAAGATCTGCGTGAGGCACGTCAGTTTGCCTATCGTGACGTAAGCGCGGCCTTTGCCGAGTTCCTCAAAGTGCGCCGCGGCGGCCGCGGCTTTGTCATTGTCGGATTGGAACAGGGCGGCGTGCTGGTGTCCCGCCTGGTCCGAGATGTGGTGGCGAATGATCCGGAATTGAAGTCGCAACTGGTCGCCGCCTATTTCCTGGAAGCTCTCGTGCCGGAAAGCCAGTTTGGCGTGACCGCCCAGACGCCGGCCTGTTTGTCGCGCCGTCAAGTCGGCTGCGTTGTCAGCTATGTCAGTATCAATTCGGGCCGGCCGGATGTCGCCTTGCAGGTATTGCAAAAGGCCGTCTATTGGCAGGGGGAAACCCTGCAGCCTATGGGATCGCGCAAAGGGGTCTGTGTCAATCCCCTGAATGGTATCGCCTCCGACGATGAGGTGGATGCGCGGCATTCTCAGGGCGCCACAAATGCGACGGGGCTGGAATGGGGCACGGAACCGGCGCTGAGCGTCCGCAAGGTGTCGGCGCACTGCCTGGGGGGCTGTTGTTTGTCGACAAGCCCAAATCGCCCTCCTTCAAGGATGACGGGACGTGGGAGGATCAAAGAAAGGTTAATTCTTACAATCTTTTCTACGGCGATCTTCAGGCAGATATTCAGGCCCGCTGGCAATTATTCGAGGCCATGTCGCCGCCAGCCTAATCCTGCTTGTCGGGGCTGTCTGCGCGCCAGTCGAACAACTGCCTGA
- a CDS encoding LysR substrate-binding domain-containing protein, whose product MEQIRLDFDDLKAFFVVAETGSFARAAERLETSKSIISRRVARLETMLSARLLHRTARGTHLTEGGMLYYEQARQAMSQLEFAGENLAESNADLSGPIRLTGPVFFGHEYLEPVLAEFARQYPKIELDVDFSDDKLDLHSEGLDIAVRAGQLNDSNLTVRRLCQSSRVVVASPAYLAQMPPLQSPADLDQHIILHYNGTHTQDLWRYRHNDRTHSLKVRPHLRSNSPGMLLSAVKAGVGIMVMPVYVAGAAIQSGEVEEVLADYDWGLTEISLILPHGKNTTRRVRSLVDFLLLKFHNKFS is encoded by the coding sequence ATGGAACAGATACGGCTTGACTTCGACGATCTGAAAGCGTTTTTCGTCGTAGCGGAAACCGGCAGCTTCGCCCGCGCGGCTGAGCGCCTGGAAACATCAAAATCGATTATCTCGCGGCGTGTCGCGCGGCTTGAAACTATGCTTTCAGCGCGCCTGCTTCACAGAACAGCGCGCGGCACCCACCTTACGGAGGGCGGCATGCTGTATTACGAGCAGGCCCGGCAGGCCATGTCGCAGCTTGAATTTGCCGGCGAAAACCTGGCGGAGTCGAACGCCGACCTCTCCGGTCCCATCAGGCTCACCGGGCCGGTGTTTTTCGGCCATGAATACCTCGAACCGGTCCTGGCGGAATTCGCCAGGCAGTATCCCAAGATCGAACTGGATGTAGACTTCAGTGACGACAAACTCGACCTGCACAGCGAGGGCCTCGATATCGCTGTCCGTGCCGGTCAACTGAATGATTCCAACCTGACGGTCCGCCGGCTGTGCCAGTCCAGCCGCGTCGTTGTGGCCAGCCCCGCCTACCTGGCGCAAATGCCACCGCTGCAAAGCCCTGCGGACCTCGATCAGCACATTATCCTGCATTACAACGGCACCCACACCCAGGATCTCTGGCGCTATCGCCACAACGACCGAACGCATTCCCTCAAGGTCAGGCCGCACCTGCGCTCAAACAGCCCTGGTATGCTTCTGTCGGCCGTCAAGGCGGGGGTCGGCATCATGGTCATGCCCGTCTATGTCGCGGGCGCCGCGATACAGTCGGGCGAAGTGGAAGAGGTGCTGGCCGATTATGACTGGGGCCTGACCGAAATCAGCCTGATCCTGCCGCACGGCAAAAACACCACACGCCGTGTCCGAAGCCTGGTCGATTTTCTGCTTCTGAAATTTCACAATAAATTCAGTTAA
- a CDS encoding diguanylate cyclase, with the protein MTLQARLLLISRDDAWLQAMGDELDRLGLRTLSATEVEAGCVALGDAPIEAVIIHETGSNKWPDAVSPLRAAAWPRRIPVIMMRNDDQHQVPDGWDMVLTRDAHPQQILVSVEHLVRACVAEEEYDTRRETFNVDLQPLDVILQNQEPLAVLSIGQPDPEYLAITHSLRELGVEVTAALSSYSAFDYLHDKTFDAVLLWGGAQPAESLSIAAGMRRNTRLYHTPVLLRLNRLIELDVGDAFMRGVNDIANPRAHIAEVTDRLVRLARTHRRQLTIRKTLEAMRHHAQMDKGTGLFGRDLFAAHLARLSKAAGERHRTLSICVLKIAETPEVTRARSRGMLDKAVPQIGSMVARLVRAEDTAGRLSNDVFAIALPATSAISAHNVGERISAVVSCTAFDSGQGKPPYVVEFIVGAAQIQPGEPAAEALMRAAAKVGNPNREAV; encoded by the coding sequence TTGACCCTCCAGGCGCGTTTGCTGCTGATAAGCCGTGATGACGCCTGGTTACAGGCGATGGGTGACGAACTGGACCGCCTGGGCTTGCGCACCCTCAGTGCTACGGAAGTCGAAGCGGGCTGTGTGGCCCTGGGCGACGCGCCAATTGAAGCCGTCATTATCCATGAAACCGGCAGCAACAAATGGCCGGACGCGGTAAGTCCGCTGCGCGCTGCCGCCTGGCCGCGCCGGATTCCCGTCATCATGATGCGCAATGACGACCAGCACCAGGTTCCGGATGGCTGGGACATGGTACTCACGCGTGATGCCCATCCGCAGCAGATACTGGTCAGCGTCGAGCACCTGGTGCGCGCCTGCGTTGCCGAAGAGGAATATGACACCCGCCGCGAAACGTTTAACGTCGACCTGCAACCCCTTGACGTCATTCTGCAAAATCAGGAACCGCTTGCCGTCCTTTCGATCGGCCAGCCAGACCCGGAATATCTTGCCATCACCCACAGCCTGCGTGAACTGGGCGTTGAAGTGACTGCGGCCCTGTCGTCCTACAGCGCTTTTGACTACCTGCACGATAAGACCTTCGACGCCGTACTTTTGTGGGGTGGCGCGCAACCAGCCGAATCCCTGTCGATCGCCGCTGGAATGCGTCGCAATACACGCCTCTACCACACACCGGTCCTTCTGCGCCTGAACAGGCTGATAGAGCTTGATGTCGGGGACGCCTTCATGCGCGGTGTCAATGATATCGCCAATCCCAGGGCGCACATCGCCGAGGTGACGGATCGTCTGGTGCGCCTGGCCCGTACGCACCGCCGCCAGTTGACCATCCGCAAGACACTTGAAGCCATGCGCCATCATGCGCAGATGGATAAGGGCACCGGCCTTTTTGGCCGCGACCTGTTTGCCGCTCACCTCGCCCGCCTGTCAAAAGCGGCTGGAGAGCGTCATCGCACACTCAGCATCTGCGTGCTGAAGATCGCCGAAACACCCGAGGTCACCCGCGCCCGCTCGCGCGGAATGCTTGATAAGGCCGTGCCGCAGATCGGCTCAATGGTAGCGCGCCTGGTTCGCGCCGAAGATACGGCGGGCCGGCTTTCCAATGATGTCTTTGCCATCGCCCTGCCCGCCACCTCGGCCATTTCCGCCCATAATGTCGGCGAACGGATATCCGCAGTCGTCAGTTGTACCGCTTTCGATTCCGGCCAGGGTAAACCGCCCTATGTCGTGGAATTCATCGTTGGCGCCGCGCAAATTCAGCCCGGCGAACCGGCGGCCGAGGCCCTGATGCGCGCCGCCGCGAAGGTCGGAAACCCGAACCGCGAGGCAGTTTAG
- the recG gene encoding ATP-dependent DNA helicase RecG, with the protein MRPEILFPYYAPVTSLKGVGPKLAPALSAHVGEHVRDLAFFLPSSLIKRPLVRLGEARIGEIQTVRVRIGAYLPSPGKAPQRIDVFDETGRLQLIYFHRIRGFEAQNPVGAERLISGRIEKFGQHLQMSHPDYIVDEARADDIPACEPVYPATLDLSSRMIRKFIQTALTTLPDLPEWQDKAILDKNIWPAFNQALKAAHTPQSELDFSPESKTRQRLAYDEALAHQLALKSRKLHRQNTPARVVDFHRLSDQALAALPFALTGAQMRALQDIRADLRSGHRMNRLVQGDVGAGKTLVALLAMIDLAEGGFQSVLMAPTEILARQHYEKSLPILNDIGITSIIMTGRDKGRLREEKRTVVASGEAMTVFGTHAVFQEGVDFQSLQLAVIDEQHRFGVGQRQKLFSKGDSVHYLSMSATPIPRTLALTQYGEADLSILDEKPAGRQPIHTAVLPRQRLPDVIGRLRSAIDSGSQAYWICPLVEDTAESDLIAVELRHRELAEDLGLEIGLVHGRMPSEEKDAVISRFAAGDIRILCATTVVEVGIDVPTASIIIIEQAERFGLAQLHQLRGRVGRGRDKSACILLYDTPLSKNAQARLELLRDTEDGFKIAEMDWKLRGEGDILGAKQSGFPDYRFVDPVAHTGLIAMAARDAAYILQHMESLPAPRRRAIEVLRQLFDWRADSPDKQD; encoded by the coding sequence ATGCGACCAGAAATTTTGTTTCCCTACTATGCGCCGGTGACCAGTCTGAAAGGTGTCGGCCCCAAGCTGGCGCCTGCCTTGAGCGCTCATGTCGGTGAGCATGTTCGTGACCTGGCCTTCTTTCTGCCATCCAGCCTTATAAAGAGGCCATTGGTAAGGCTAGGCGAAGCCAGAATTGGCGAAATCCAGACCGTGCGGGTCAGAATCGGCGCCTATCTTCCATCCCCTGGCAAGGCGCCGCAGCGCATTGATGTGTTTGATGAGACCGGCCGCCTGCAACTGATCTACTTTCACCGCATACGCGGCTTCGAGGCTCAGAATCCGGTCGGTGCCGAACGCCTGATCAGTGGACGGATCGAAAAATTTGGCCAGCATCTCCAGATGTCGCATCCGGATTACATCGTCGATGAAGCGCGCGCGGACGATATTCCCGCTTGCGAACCGGTCTATCCGGCCACGCTCGATCTGTCGTCACGCATGATCCGAAAGTTCATCCAGACGGCGCTTACTACCCTGCCCGACCTGCCGGAGTGGCAGGATAAGGCTATATTAGACAAAAATATATGGCCGGCATTTAATCAGGCCCTCAAAGCGGCGCACACACCTCAAAGCGAGCTGGATTTTTCTCCAGAGTCCAAAACCCGGCAGCGCTTGGCCTATGATGAAGCCCTGGCGCATCAACTGGCGCTCAAGAGCCGGAAACTGCATCGCCAGAATACACCGGCGCGCGTGGTTGATTTCCACCGCCTCTCGGATCAGGCACTTGCCGCCCTGCCTTTCGCCCTGACCGGCGCACAGATGCGCGCGCTTCAGGATATCCGTGCGGATCTGCGCTCCGGCCACCGCATGAACCGGCTGGTCCAGGGCGATGTGGGTGCCGGCAAGACGCTGGTTGCGCTCCTGGCCATGATCGATCTGGCGGAAGGCGGCTTCCAGAGCGTACTAATGGCCCCTACCGAAATCCTCGCTCGCCAACATTATGAAAAAAGTCTGCCAATCCTGAATGATATCGGCATTACCTCAATCATCATGACAGGCCGCGACAAGGGGCGACTGCGCGAGGAAAAGCGGACTGTTGTCGCCAGCGGCGAAGCCATGACCGTCTTCGGCACTCACGCGGTTTTCCAGGAAGGGGTAGATTTCCAGTCCCTGCAACTGGCGGTCATAGACGAGCAGCACCGCTTCGGCGTTGGCCAGCGGCAGAAATTGTTCTCCAAAGGCGATTCCGTCCATTACCTGTCAATGTCGGCCACCCCCATCCCGCGCACCCTGGCCCTGACGCAGTATGGCGAGGCCGATCTTAGCATTCTCGATGAAAAGCCGGCCGGCCGCCAGCCGATCCATACGGCAGTCCTGCCGCGGCAGCGTCTGCCCGATGTCATTGGCCGCCTGCGCAGCGCCATCGATTCCGGTTCGCAAGCCTACTGGATTTGCCCCCTGGTTGAGGATACCGCCGAATCGGACCTGATCGCGGTCGAACTCCGCCATCGGGAACTGGCCGAAGACCTTGGCCTGGAAATCGGCCTGGTTCACGGCCGAATGCCCTCTGAAGAGAAGGATGCCGTCATCAGCCGCTTTGCCGCCGGCGATATCCGCATTCTGTGTGCCACCACTGTAGTTGAAGTCGGCATCGATGTCCCTACGGCCTCTATCATCATTATCGAACAGGCCGAGCGCTTTGGACTGGCGCAACTCCACCAGTTACGCGGGCGAGTTGGGCGGGGACGCGACAAGAGCGCCTGCATCCTGCTCTACGATACGCCCCTATCCAAAAACGCCCAGGCCCGGCTGGAATTGCTGCGTGACACCGAGGATGGCTTCAAAATTGCGGAAATGGATTGGAAGCTGCGCGGCGAAGGTGACATTCTGGGGGCCAAACAATCCGGCTTTCCCGATTACCGCTTCGTCGATCCGGTGGCCCATACCGGCCTGATCGCCATGGCGGCGCGCGATGCGGCCTATATTCTGCAACATATGGAGTCCTTGCCAGCGCCTCGTCGCAGAGCGATAGAGGTTCTCAGGCAGTTGTTCGACTGGCGCGCAGACAGCCCCGACAAGCAGGATTAG
- a CDS encoding PEGA domain-containing protein: protein MRGAILLALGLSVTGCATITRGTHDVFVVETDPIGASVTTTNGFTCKATPCSLKMARKSDFDVTISKPGYKTWTGHVTNKVAGGGGAAMAGNVLVGGIIGAVVDGNNGSMLDLVPNPLVVKLEAGEDAPASGSATGVGN, encoded by the coding sequence GTGCGTGGCGCTATCCTGCTGGCGCTTGGCCTGTCAGTAACCGGCTGCGCCACCATCACACGCGGTACGCATGATGTGTTCGTCGTTGAAACCGATCCAATCGGCGCCAGTGTCACGACAACCAATGGCTTTACCTGCAAAGCCACGCCGTGCAGCCTCAAGATGGCGCGGAAATCCGATTTTGACGTCACTATCAGCAAGCCTGGCTACAAGACCTGGACGGGTCATGTCACCAATAAGGTGGCTGGTGGTGGGGGCGCAGCCATGGCGGGCAATGTGCTCGTCGGCGGCATCATCGGCGCTGTAGTCGATGGCAATAACGGTTCCATGCTTGATCTCGTGCCCAACCCGCTGGTCGTCAAGCTTGAAGCCGGTGAAGATGCGCCTGCTTCGGGCAGCGCAACCGGCGTCGGAAACTAA
- a CDS encoding sulfurtransferase TusA family protein: protein MKPILSSAPIPTRDGFVVIDARGHRCPVPTLKLRRKMEALEDEPGFILWANDPMAQIDIPHFCNQNNYVLLSTEVVDEAWLFTIARAGR from the coding sequence ATGAAACCTATCCTGAGCTCCGCTCCCATTCCCACCAGAGACGGCTTTGTCGTGATCGATGCCCGCGGACATCGCTGTCCGGTTCCGACCCTGAAACTCCGTCGAAAAATGGAGGCATTGGAAGATGAGCCCGGCTTTATTCTGTGGGCAAATGACCCGATGGCGCAGATCGACATTCCCCACTTTTGCAATCAAAACAATTATGTATTGCTTTCAACAGAAGTGGTGGATGAGGCATGGCTTTTCACGATTGCGCGCGCCGGACGGTAG
- a CDS encoding succinate dehydrogenase assembly factor 2: MTESEMREARLRKLSFRAWRRGFKEADIILGNFADDMLPGMSDEELDIFEILLEVPDQDLYGWIIERDPTPEEFKSVIMNKLNIYYKTTYTKI, encoded by the coding sequence GTGACAGAATCGGAAATGCGGGAAGCGCGCCTCAGAAAGCTGTCCTTTCGGGCCTGGCGCCGGGGCTTCAAGGAAGCGGACATCATCCTTGGCAATTTTGCCGACGACATGCTGCCGGGAATGAGCGACGAGGAACTGGATATTTTTGAAATCCTGCTCGAAGTGCCGGACCAGGATCTCTATGGCTGGATCATTGAACGTGATCCGACGCCTGAAGAATTTAAATCCGTAATTATGAATAAACTCAATATCTATTACAAGACAACTTACACAAAGATTTAA